The following coding sequences lie in one Myxococcales bacterium genomic window:
- a CDS encoding RNA methyltransferase → MTRSRVYIALVHHPVLDRAGNVVTTAVTNLDVHDFSRLARSYGLGGFLLITPILAQRELVEHLLTHWRHGRGKDRVPKRAVALWTCTVLGSIQDAQAHIRRACGGAPRIWATGARRRECARIIDYAEAGEAIREAVEPTLILYGTGHGLADTAFEVSDSVLAPLREHSDYNHLSVRTAAAISLDRLFGES, encoded by the coding sequence GTGACTCGCTCCCGCGTTTATATTGCACTGGTACATCATCCCGTACTCGACCGAGCCGGAAATGTGGTGACCACGGCCGTCACGAACTTGGATGTTCATGATTTTTCCAGGTTGGCAAGAAGTTATGGCTTAGGCGGATTTTTGCTGATCACCCCCATCCTGGCCCAGCGAGAGCTGGTTGAGCACTTGCTCACTCACTGGCGGCATGGCCGGGGCAAAGATCGGGTCCCGAAGCGCGCCGTCGCACTATGGACATGCACGGTGCTCGGAAGTATTCAGGATGCGCAAGCGCATATCCGCCGCGCTTGTGGAGGAGCGCCTCGAATTTGGGCAACAGGCGCTCGCCGACGGGAATGTGCGCGGATTATAGACTATGCCGAAGCCGGCGAGGCAATCAGGGAGGCTGTAGAGCCTACGCTGATTCTTTACGGGACGGGGCATGGCTTGGCGGACACTGCCTTCGAAGTCTCTGACAGTGTCTTGGCGCCGCTTCGGGAACACAGTGATTACAATCATCTTTCAGTGCGCACCGCGGCCGCCATAAGCCTCGATCGCCTATTCGGCGAATCGTGA
- the trmD gene encoding tRNA (guanosine(37)-N1)-methyltransferase TrmD — MRFGIVTIFPEFFVPFFTGGILGKAIASGLVAETCLSPRLFATDKHRSVDDEPYGGGGGMVMRPGPIISAVENLEALHGVSRRILLTPSGTPFTQNDAVRLSSERHIVLVCGRYEGIDERVSAQMCEELSIGDFVLMGGETAAMAVIECIARLVPGVLGNPISSVQESFNEGLLEHPHFTRPVSFRGQHVPEVLRSGDHQQIAAWRRAQSLARTRARRPDLLSKHRDPSIEEVVATRTKKPL; from the coding sequence ATGCGTTTTGGTATCGTCACGATTTTTCCAGAGTTTTTCGTCCCCTTTTTCACCGGGGGCATCCTGGGGAAAGCCATTGCATCGGGATTGGTTGCCGAGACGTGTCTTAGTCCGCGTCTGTTTGCCACGGACAAGCACCGCAGCGTGGATGACGAGCCCTATGGCGGCGGAGGGGGCATGGTGATGCGGCCAGGGCCCATTATCAGTGCGGTCGAGAACCTGGAAGCGCTACACGGCGTTTCGCGCCGAATTTTACTCACTCCCTCAGGAACACCCTTCACGCAGAATGATGCAGTGAGGCTGAGCAGCGAACGTCACATTGTGTTGGTGTGTGGCCGCTACGAAGGAATCGATGAACGGGTAAGTGCCCAAATGTGCGAAGAGCTGTCCATCGGCGATTTCGTGCTCATGGGTGGAGAAACAGCTGCGATGGCCGTAATTGAGTGCATTGCGCGTCTGGTGCCCGGCGTCCTCGGCAATCCTATCTCTTCAGTACAAGAATCGTTCAATGAAGGCTTACTGGAGCACCCCCATTTCACCCGACCCGTATCATTTCGCGGCCAACATGTTCCCGAGGTCTTGCGTTCGGGCGATCACCAACAAATCGCCGCCTGGCGCCGCGCCCAATCGCTGGCGCGCACGCGCGCTCGCCGTCCAGATCTTTTGAGCAAGCATCGAGATCCGTCAATCGAGGAAGTCGTAGCAACACGCACCAAAAAGCCGCTGTGA
- the rimM gene encoding 16S rRNA processing protein RimM has translation MNNEDELVALGVVAKPHGIRGALRVAVYNPASHLLAEQEEVWLARGGPPRKVQIVSAQQQNNLLRLEIVGCSSREDADALRGFEVCVPRSALPEPKEGEYYHRDLLGMTVQLEPGLAGTVTDVLDYPSVSCLLVQCPDGVCEIPLLEDYIADVDLVRRFITVRNWDRLDITGRE, from the coding sequence TTGAATAACGAAGACGAGTTGGTGGCGTTGGGTGTGGTGGCCAAGCCCCACGGGATCCGGGGGGCGTTGAGAGTCGCCGTCTACAATCCAGCATCCCACCTACTGGCGGAGCAAGAGGAAGTGTGGCTCGCACGCGGAGGCCCTCCTCGCAAGGTACAGATCGTTAGCGCTCAGCAGCAAAATAACTTATTGCGCTTGGAGATTGTGGGTTGCTCCTCGCGCGAGGATGCGGACGCTCTGCGTGGTTTCGAGGTCTGCGTCCCGAGGTCAGCGCTGCCAGAGCCAAAAGAGGGTGAATACTACCATCGCGATCTGCTAGGCATGACCGTGCAACTGGAGCCGGGACTGGCGGGTACAGTAACGGATGTGCTCGATTATCCTTCTGTATCGTGTCTTTTGGTGCAATGCCCCGATGGGGTGTGCGAAATACCCTTGTTGGAGGATTACATCGCGGATGTAGATCTTGTACGCCGTTTCATAACGGTTCGAAATTGGGATCGCTTGGACATTACGGGCCGTGAATGA
- a CDS encoding KH domain-containing protein, whose product MQHVKELIEYIARSLVDKPDAVNVQAVEGEQTLILELTVDSEDLGKVIGKDGRTARAMRTLLSATSARSGKRAVLEILE is encoded by the coding sequence ATGCAGCACGTCAAGGAGCTGATCGAGTATATCGCAAGATCCCTTGTGGATAAGCCGGATGCCGTCAATGTGCAGGCGGTTGAGGGCGAGCAAACCTTAATCTTAGAGCTTACCGTGGATAGCGAGGATCTAGGCAAAGTTATCGGTAAGGATGGCCGGACCGCACGCGCCATGCGAACGCTGCTTTCCGCCACTTCAGCACGCTCCGGCAAGCGCGCGGTTTTAGAAATTCTTGAATAA
- the rpsP gene encoding 30S ribosomal protein S16, whose protein sequence is MVKIRLSRFGTKKHPFYHVVVTDAKYKRDGRFLEQIGTYDPAKPNAEATIDHARVEYWTAHGAQVSETLQKILRDHKKATSVQAA, encoded by the coding sequence ATGGTCAAAATCCGCTTATCTCGCTTCGGCACAAAGAAACATCCTTTTTATCACGTGGTAGTCACCGATGCTAAATACAAACGGGACGGCCGTTTCTTAGAACAAATTGGCACGTACGATCCAGCCAAGCCTAACGCCGAGGCCACGATCGATCATGCACGCGTTGAGTACTGGACTGCTCACGGCGCCCAGGTCAGTGAGACACTGCAAAAGATCTTACGCGATCACAAAAAGGCCACCTCCGTCCAGGCTGCTTAG
- a CDS encoding acyl-CoA dehydrogenase family protein, which yields MNFQLDALHRSVQVTAREFAQREVRPLAVEWDKAERMPASMITRVGELGFWGIRIPEAYGGAGLGILAYALVVEEIAREDGSLALSVAAHNGLGSSHIASFGTDAQCERYLPKLASGEWLGAWALTEPGSGSDAAGSMRTRAVRTESGWLINGSKQFITHGESAGVCVVMAVSEPEKRQRGITAFAIEKGTRGVGVSQHIEKLGMRACETVELSFTDVEIPDSQRIGQEGNGFLDTLRILDTGRISIAALALGLGEGALDRAIAYSKERSQFGQTIQHYQAIQWMIADSRMELDAARQLVWRAANLADENKPYSLEASMAKLYSSEAASRVCSRALQIHGGYGYTRDYVVERHLRDAKLCEIGEGTSEVQRMVIARRVLL from the coding sequence GTGAACTTTCAGCTCGACGCGCTTCATCGTTCCGTGCAAGTGACCGCGAGAGAGTTTGCGCAGCGCGAGGTGCGTCCTTTAGCGGTCGAGTGGGATAAGGCGGAGCGCATGCCGGCGAGCATGATCACGCGCGTAGGCGAGCTCGGGTTTTGGGGCATTCGCATTCCCGAAGCGTACGGCGGGGCAGGCCTTGGCATCCTCGCGTATGCGTTGGTGGTGGAAGAGATAGCCCGGGAGGACGGGTCCCTCGCGCTAAGTGTCGCTGCCCATAACGGACTGGGCTCCTCTCACATTGCGAGTTTTGGGACCGATGCGCAATGCGAGCGCTATCTGCCAAAGCTTGCGAGTGGTGAATGGTTAGGCGCCTGGGCGCTGACCGAGCCGGGATCGGGCTCGGACGCTGCCGGCAGCATGCGAACACGCGCCGTTCGCACCGAAAGTGGATGGCTCATCAACGGCAGCAAGCAGTTTATCACGCATGGCGAAAGTGCTGGCGTTTGCGTGGTCATGGCCGTCAGCGAACCCGAGAAGCGCCAACGTGGCATCACGGCTTTTGCGATCGAGAAGGGGACCCGTGGTGTTGGGGTCAGTCAGCATATTGAGAAACTCGGCATGCGCGCGTGTGAAACCGTTGAGCTTAGCTTTACCGATGTTGAGATACCGGACTCACAGCGTATCGGGCAGGAGGGAAATGGATTTTTGGACACTCTGCGCATCCTTGATACCGGCCGCATCAGCATCGCTGCTCTGGCGCTCGGTCTCGGAGAAGGCGCACTAGACCGAGCGATTGCGTATTCGAAGGAGCGCTCGCAGTTCGGGCAGACGATTCAACACTATCAAGCCATCCAATGGATGATTGCTGACTCGCGCATGGAACTTGATGCAGCACGCCAACTTGTTTGGCGCGCTGCAAACCTCGCGGATGAGAACAAGCCATACAGCTTGGAGGCCTCCATGGCCAAGCTCTACAGCTCAGAAGCCGCCTCGCGCGTCTGCAGTCGGGCGCTCCAAATACATGGTGGGTATGGTTACACCCGAGATTACGTGGTCGAGCGCCATTTGCGTGATGCCAAGCTGTGTGAAATCGGCGAAGGAACCAGCGAGGTTCAGCGTATGGTCATCGCGCGAAGAGTCCTTCTTTAA
- a CDS encoding cobalamin B12-binding domain-containing protein gives MDSRRVRILVAKPGLDGHDRGAKVVARALRDAGFEVIYTGLHQTPDMIARAAVQEDVDAVGLSIMSGAHRTLFPAVMAALKQRDAEDIIVFGGGIVPDDDIEMLRQQGVHAIFTPGTPLAEIIAWIHSHITPKAA, from the coding sequence ATGGACAGCCGACGGGTGCGCATATTGGTGGCCAAGCCAGGGCTCGACGGACATGATCGCGGGGCAAAAGTGGTGGCACGTGCGCTCCGGGATGCCGGCTTCGAGGTGATTTACACGGGCTTGCACCAAACACCAGATATGATCGCCCGGGCGGCGGTGCAGGAAGATGTGGACGCGGTGGGGCTCTCAATCATGTCGGGCGCCCATCGCACCCTGTTTCCTGCCGTGATGGCGGCCCTCAAGCAACGTGATGCCGAGGATATTATCGTTTTCGGTGGAGGCATCGTTCCCGACGACGACATCGAGATGCTGAGGCAACAAGGGGTGCATGCAATATTCACTCCGGGCACCCCATTAGCGGAGATCATCGCGTGGATTCACAGCCATATCACGCCGAAAGCGGCTTAG
- a CDS encoding acyl-CoA carboxylase subunit beta, with protein MTTDKFQKELHRIHEGGHAKYHAQNAARGKLFARDRIALLVDPESFIEDGAFANHREADLPADGVITGFGTIDGRTVALVANDSTVKAGSWGRLTVEKILRLQESVLKLRCPVLYLVDSAGARITDQVEMFPGRRGAGRIFYNQVMLSGVVPQVCVLFGPSAAGGAYIPAFCDIVVMVKGSASMYLGSPRMAEMVIGEKTTLEEMGGAKMHCSVSGCGDFLLDNERDAITTAKTYLDYFPDHCGKSPPAKDSRPPSRSPSTLIDLVPIDENKPFDMTRLIEGLVDQGSWLEVKALYAKEILTGFGRIEGQPVGIVANQPQHLGGVLFVDSANKAARFIGLCDAFNIPLLYLADVPGFMIGTKVERQGIIRAGAKMVSAVSEASVPSISVIVRKAYGAGLYAMAGPAFEPDACLALSTACIAVMGARAAVNAVYHNKIQGMGDAAERNAFIDAEQTRYRENVDLGILASELVVDDIVAIEGLREELARRFRLYARQDALNPKKKHSIMPM; from the coding sequence ATGACTACTGACAAATTTCAAAAAGAACTGCATCGCATCCACGAAGGTGGACACGCCAAGTATCATGCACAGAACGCGGCTCGCGGTAAGTTGTTCGCGCGAGACCGCATTGCGCTGCTGGTCGATCCTGAGAGCTTCATCGAAGACGGAGCGTTTGCAAACCACCGGGAGGCAGATCTGCCGGCAGACGGGGTCATCACCGGGTTCGGCACGATAGATGGCCGCACAGTCGCGCTCGTGGCAAATGACTCTACAGTGAAAGCGGGGTCGTGGGGGCGCCTCACGGTAGAGAAGATTCTTCGGCTTCAGGAAAGCGTCCTTAAACTGAGATGTCCGGTCTTGTATCTTGTGGACTCTGCGGGCGCCCGCATCACGGATCAAGTGGAAATGTTTCCCGGGCGGCGCGGCGCGGGTCGCATATTTTATAACCAGGTCATGTTAAGCGGTGTTGTGCCCCAGGTATGTGTGCTGTTTGGGCCGAGTGCGGCAGGAGGCGCGTACATCCCAGCGTTTTGCGACATCGTCGTCATGGTGAAGGGAAGCGCATCCATGTATCTGGGATCACCTCGCATGGCGGAAATGGTGATCGGGGAGAAAACCACCTTGGAGGAAATGGGCGGCGCGAAGATGCATTGCTCCGTCTCTGGCTGCGGGGACTTTTTGTTGGATAACGAACGAGACGCCATTACGACTGCCAAGACGTATCTCGATTATTTTCCGGACCATTGCGGGAAATCCCCGCCGGCGAAAGATTCCAGGCCTCCTTCAAGGTCTCCTTCGACCCTTATCGATCTCGTCCCCATCGACGAGAACAAACCGTTCGACATGACGCGACTCATCGAGGGGCTGGTGGATCAGGGTAGCTGGCTTGAGGTCAAAGCTCTCTACGCCAAAGAAATACTTACAGGTTTCGGCCGGATCGAGGGACAACCCGTGGGCATCGTCGCCAATCAACCCCAGCACTTGGGAGGCGTGTTGTTCGTCGACAGCGCCAACAAAGCAGCGAGATTTATTGGATTGTGCGATGCGTTCAACATTCCCCTGCTTTACCTAGCCGATGTACCTGGTTTCATGATCGGCACCAAGGTCGAGCGACAGGGCATCATACGGGCGGGCGCCAAAATGGTGTCTGCCGTCAGTGAAGCCAGCGTCCCAAGTATCAGTGTGATTGTCAGAAAGGCTTATGGAGCGGGGCTTTATGCCATGGCTGGCCCGGCTTTCGAACCCGATGCCTGCCTGGCCCTCAGCACGGCTTGCATCGCGGTGATGGGCGCGCGTGCGGCCGTCAACGCTGTGTATCATAACAAAATCCAAGGGATGGGTGACGCGGCTGAACGCAACGCTTTTATCGATGCGGAGCAGACCCGCTATCGCGAAAACGTCGACTTGGGCATCTTGGCCTCAGAATTGGTCGTAGATGATATCGTCGCTATAGAGGGCCTCCGTGAAGAACTGGCACGACGTTTTCGCCTTTATGCACGGCAAGACGCCTTAAACCCAAAGAAGAAACACAGCATCATGCCCATGTGA
- a CDS encoding HEAT repeat domain-containing protein: MTDLEALKAAFRQGVGAGSPAEAKTLLGLPLDAGDHDLAQALVRRVALSEIDGIDLAANRRCDPRPQERPKRLLATSDDRSFLGRLDVSPGKDRINIFKLDDMRALTAVLRAGHFRLRRAAARRIGTLLKDGSSETIRAASGVLGANRDVEIAYEVGALQRQLPGAVGRKARADSSLWRRLAEEFEGNIAHFWEGTLMVEPLTLMPAEKRAQLLLRTRDLHDESVVYLAAILECSDGMSSAEPRTALLQSLQYAADPRLVPSLRAVLENGTAAVAMEAARALGRTEDPRVHPALAGAYDRSLIEKEKIVFAGALGHVGDARGVDYVRSFLGSQESELVQLALESLESLGNALDSEAIALLLDHKDPEVIVRAIRALGRIGDVRALIPLRGIVQHTPISALRAEAEDALDAVRARMELRGEDVPEHVTAVHAMEVVSRAQLSAKRDPASVRFRSHWDWWVGLFWMLLGFSRRAVARFESAAARRPGWVNPLLSLGMIHARRDRTAQALTAFRRAIDADRAHVEHNPLVTRTLALCFLRRSEQVEQDGRPDVARTLLEEVLSLDLRYVPASVLFELRRRREAFRLRANR, encoded by the coding sequence GTGACTGATCTTGAGGCTCTCAAAGCTGCCTTTCGACAAGGTGTGGGGGCTGGCAGTCCCGCTGAAGCCAAGACGCTGCTCGGACTACCACTCGATGCAGGGGACCATGACCTCGCTCAGGCTCTTGTGCGCAGAGTGGCGCTTTCTGAAATCGACGGGATAGATCTGGCAGCCAACCGTCGTTGCGACCCGCGACCGCAAGAACGCCCTAAACGATTATTGGCCACGTCAGATGACCGGTCGTTTTTGGGACGCCTGGACGTATCTCCTGGCAAAGACCGAATAAACATTTTCAAACTCGACGACATGCGCGCTCTTACCGCAGTATTGCGGGCTGGCCACTTCAGACTTAGGCGCGCAGCTGCGCGGAGGATCGGAACGCTCCTCAAGGACGGTTCCTCTGAGACCATCCGGGCTGCCAGTGGGGTATTGGGTGCCAACCGCGATGTGGAAATCGCCTACGAAGTCGGCGCGCTTCAGCGACAACTTCCGGGTGCGGTGGGCCGCAAAGCGCGGGCTGACAGCTCCCTTTGGCGCCGACTTGCAGAGGAGTTCGAAGGCAACATCGCACACTTTTGGGAAGGAACCCTCATGGTGGAGCCTCTGACATTGATGCCCGCCGAAAAGCGCGCACAGTTGCTCTTGCGCACGCGGGATCTTCATGATGAGAGCGTGGTCTATCTTGCTGCCATTTTAGAATGTTCCGATGGCATGTCGAGCGCAGAACCGCGAACGGCGCTCCTCCAATCGTTACAGTATGCTGCGGACCCGCGGCTTGTGCCATCTCTGCGTGCAGTGCTCGAGAACGGCACAGCAGCCGTCGCCATGGAAGCTGCCCGCGCACTGGGCCGAACCGAGGATCCACGCGTCCATCCCGCGCTTGCGGGCGCCTATGATCGAAGCCTTATCGAAAAGGAAAAAATTGTGTTTGCAGGTGCGCTCGGCCATGTGGGCGACGCGCGCGGCGTAGACTACGTGCGATCGTTTTTGGGAAGCCAGGAGAGCGAACTTGTGCAGCTCGCGCTTGAGTCCCTCGAGTCTTTGGGCAATGCCTTAGATAGCGAAGCGATTGCCCTTCTTTTGGATCACAAAGATCCCGAAGTGATCGTGCGAGCCATTCGAGCGCTGGGGCGCATCGGCGACGTCCGCGCGCTGATCCCTCTTCGGGGCATCGTGCAGCATACGCCCATATCTGCTCTTCGTGCCGAGGCCGAGGACGCACTTGATGCCGTGCGGGCGCGCATGGAATTGCGCGGTGAAGACGTGCCAGAGCATGTCACCGCCGTGCATGCAATGGAGGTTGTTTCCCGCGCACAACTGTCCGCAAAACGCGACCCCGCTTCAGTGCGCTTTCGGAGCCACTGGGATTGGTGGGTGGGGCTTTTTTGGATGCTGCTGGGATTTTCGAGGCGAGCAGTCGCGCGGTTTGAATCGGCCGCCGCGCGTCGTCCAGGATGGGTCAACCCTTTGTTGTCGCTTGGTATGATTCACGCGAGGCGAGACAGAACAGCACAAGCTTTGACCGCCTTTCGCAGGGCCATCGATGCCGACCGGGCGCATGTTGAACATAACCCTTTGGTGACGCGGACGCTCGCGCTGTGCTTCTTGCGGCGCTCCGAACAAGTAGAACAAGACGGACGGCCGGACGTTGCCCGCACGTTACTTGAGGAGGTGCTTTCTCTCGATCTTCGTTACGTGCCGGCTTCGGTGTTGTTTGAGTTGCGCCGAAGGCGCGAGGCTTTCCGTTTAAGGGCCAACCGATGA
- a CDS encoding uracil-DNA glycosylase: MPESPIQPRLKYLIEGCTAHWQREASLHRPNTPVFIPVAELPAISPTANAAPLDRERALRLLADEISNCQRCALSASRTRTVFARGNPNAALVFVGEGPGYHEDQQGVPFVGAAGQLLDRMIQAMRYRPEDVYICNVVKCRPPENRTPLSDEVAACSGFLEAQLGMVQPRVIVALGKCAAQALCPDTSETRRWRGAWSEWRGIDVMSTYHPAFLLRSPDQKKTVWADLQQVMRKLGGQ; this comes from the coding sequence ATGCCCGAATCCCCGATCCAACCGCGGCTGAAATATCTCATTGAGGGCTGTACAGCCCACTGGCAGAGGGAGGCATCCCTGCATCGGCCAAACACTCCGGTTTTTATTCCCGTCGCCGAACTGCCCGCAATTTCACCGACGGCTAATGCCGCGCCACTCGACCGGGAAAGAGCTTTGAGGTTGCTGGCAGACGAAATCTCGAACTGTCAGCGCTGTGCGCTCAGCGCTTCTCGCACAAGGACAGTTTTTGCCCGGGGGAACCCCAACGCCGCGCTTGTGTTCGTGGGGGAGGGGCCTGGCTATCATGAGGATCAACAAGGTGTGCCCTTTGTCGGCGCGGCGGGTCAGCTTCTCGATCGGATGATTCAAGCGATGCGGTATCGCCCCGAGGACGTCTATATCTGCAACGTGGTCAAATGTAGACCGCCCGAGAATCGCACGCCTCTTTCGGACGAAGTCGCGGCATGTTCAGGGTTCTTGGAGGCGCAGCTTGGTATGGTTCAGCCTCGGGTCATCGTCGCGCTGGGCAAGTGCGCGGCGCAGGCTTTGTGCCCCGACACATCCGAAACGAGACGGTGGCGGGGTGCGTGGTCCGAGTGGCGGGGCATTGACGTGATGTCGACCTATCATCCGGCGTTTTTGCTCAGGAGCCCTGACCAAAAGAAAACGGTTTGGGCAGATCTGCAGCAAGTGATGCGCAAGTTGGGGGGCCAGTGA
- a CDS encoding Stp1/IreP family PP2C-type Ser/Thr phosphatase, with product MVCGDTDVGVKRNHNEDNFAIMEDDNLFIVADGMGGHACGEVASQLAIDTLRDFFRSTSADPEATWPYKMDSTRGYEENRLVTGIKLANLRIYESQQRDTKLRGMGTTVAAVSMVDSGVYIGHVGDSRVYRLRDGKLVQLTEDHSLLNDYIKMRRLSEEEIKNFPHKNVIVRALGMKESVRVDAIYDKPRPGDLYLLCTDGLCGPVTDEEIEDLALTHSDLKKLVHALIQRANERGGPDNVTVVATRWIGAG from the coding sequence ATGGTTTGCGGCGACACCGACGTAGGGGTCAAGCGTAACCACAACGAAGACAACTTTGCCATCATGGAGGACGACAATCTCTTCATTGTCGCCGACGGGATGGGCGGACATGCCTGCGGCGAGGTTGCGAGCCAGCTAGCCATAGACACGCTGCGCGATTTTTTTCGATCGACGAGCGCAGACCCGGAGGCGACATGGCCCTATAAAATGGATAGCACCCGCGGATATGAAGAGAACCGTCTCGTTACGGGGATCAAGCTGGCCAATCTGCGGATTTACGAGTCACAACAGCGGGACACCAAACTGCGCGGGATGGGCACCACGGTTGCGGCGGTTTCGATGGTAGACAGCGGTGTGTACATCGGCCACGTCGGAGATTCGCGAGTCTATCGCTTGCGCGATGGCAAGCTCGTGCAACTGACCGAAGACCACTCCCTGTTGAACGACTACATCAAGATGCGACGACTGTCCGAGGAAGAGATCAAAAATTTCCCGCACAAGAATGTTATCGTACGCGCATTGGGGATGAAAGAAAGCGTGCGTGTCGATGCGATCTACGACAAGCCCCGGCCAGGGGACCTTTACCTTTTGTGCACCGATGGCCTTTGTGGGCCCGTCACGGACGAAGAGATTGAGGACCTCGCCCTTACCCACAGCGATCTAAAAAAACTTGTCCATGCGCTCATTCAGCGCGCCAATGAGCGGGGCGGCCCGGACAATGTCACCGTGGTGGCGACACGTTGGATAGGCGCAGGATAG
- a CDS encoding NDP-sugar synthase: MRAMILAAGRGERLKPLSDVLPKPSVPVCNRPAIWYALDCLYQQGFRQVVINTFHLGDSIAQSLAPWTPSDMRVTYLREKTLLGTAGGLSNAKSALESDKGATIVVFNGKVVFFPDLSDALAEHHARRAFATMIIRPYPVASGYGLVEVDRDGNVCRILGHPATDRVETTPYMFTGVHILNSEAVKSLPDKGCVIRSGYLSWLSSGKHIHGYVTHAPWYEVSTIEGYYDANMALLSRHIAWPKREIYDPCLAATAHVHADAKLTRCVIGERAHVAKVALENCVVWPDVRVSHSVSDAILTPTAILRLSNVSPPR, encoded by the coding sequence ATGCGAGCCATGATTCTGGCTGCGGGGCGTGGCGAACGGCTCAAGCCCTTAAGCGATGTGCTCCCTAAGCCAAGTGTGCCAGTATGTAACCGGCCTGCCATCTGGTATGCGCTCGACTGCCTGTACCAGCAAGGCTTCCGTCAGGTCGTCATCAACACATTTCATTTGGGAGATAGCATCGCACAATCTCTCGCGCCATGGACGCCATCCGATATGCGGGTCACGTATTTGAGGGAGAAAACCCTACTTGGCACCGCCGGCGGCCTGAGCAACGCAAAAAGCGCACTTGAGAGTGACAAGGGGGCTACCATCGTAGTCTTCAATGGCAAAGTCGTGTTTTTCCCAGACCTCTCCGATGCTCTTGCGGAACACCATGCCCGACGCGCATTTGCCACGATGATAATCAGACCTTATCCGGTAGCTTCAGGCTACGGCCTCGTGGAGGTGGACCGGGATGGCAACGTCTGCCGCATTCTGGGACATCCGGCAACCGACAGAGTCGAGACGACTCCATACATGTTCACCGGGGTTCACATCTTGAACTCAGAAGCGGTGAAAAGCTTGCCGGACAAGGGCTGCGTCATCCGAAGCGGCTATCTCTCATGGCTGAGTTCGGGTAAGCACATTCATGGATATGTCACGCACGCGCCATGGTACGAAGTCAGCACGATCGAGGGATACTACGACGCGAACATGGCGCTCTTATCCCGACACATCGCGTGGCCTAAGCGCGAGATCTATGACCCCTGCTTGGCGGCAACAGCCCACGTGCATGCCGACGCGAAATTGACGCGATGCGTCATTGGGGAAAGGGCCCATGTCGCTAAAGTCGCGCTTGAAAACTGCGTGGTTTGGCCCGATGTGCGCGTCTCTCACAGCGTCAGTGATGCGATTTTAACGCCCACCGCTATCCTGCGCCTATCCAACGTGTCGCCACCACGGTGA
- a CDS encoding phospholipase, translating into MTCIELLPGMMVRMMGGTDGRWGGDGPVVVLLHGFGASGDDLVPLAEALALPATFRYVFPQGPVSLGFDSGAGEARAWWWLDAGEFQRAIEGGDIVGMMDAIPDGLKQARRAILSLLSYIHRTLSVPYEHIVLGGFSQGGILALDASLNTEAPLGAVVLLSAAVASRQEWLHALPVLPKVPVFQSHGKADPVLPFEVALELNRMLGTANFEVEWVPFNGGHSIPAEVLVALRAFLIRVEEVSNRISPSHGT; encoded by the coding sequence ATGACATGCATTGAATTATTGCCCGGTATGATGGTGCGCATGATGGGCGGCACCGACGGACGATGGGGTGGCGATGGGCCAGTGGTTGTCTTGCTTCATGGATTCGGAGCATCGGGGGACGATTTGGTGCCCCTGGCTGAAGCATTGGCGCTTCCAGCGACGTTCCGGTATGTGTTTCCGCAAGGCCCCGTTTCCCTCGGCTTCGATTCGGGGGCGGGAGAGGCCCGGGCCTGGTGGTGGCTCGATGCGGGTGAGTTTCAGCGCGCCATCGAGGGCGGAGATATCGTAGGAATGATGGACGCTATCCCCGACGGACTCAAACAAGCTCGAAGAGCTATCCTGTCCTTGCTATCGTATATTCATCGAACGCTCTCGGTGCCCTACGAGCACATTGTGCTGGGCGGGTTCTCTCAAGGCGGCATTCTTGCACTCGATGCGTCCCTTAATACGGAAGCGCCTCTGGGTGCTGTCGTGCTCTTGTCAGCCGCTGTGGCCTCGCGCCAAGAATGGTTGCATGCCCTTCCGGTGCTCCCAAAAGTCCCCGTGTTCCAGAGCCATGGCAAAGCGGACCCTGTATTGCCTTTTGAGGTCGCCCTTGAGCTCAATCGCATGCTCGGCACAGCTAACTTCGAAGTCGAGTGGGTGCCCTTCAATGGGGGTCACAGCATTCCTGCCGAGGTCCTTGTAGCACTTCGTGCATTTCTTATACGCGTGGAGGAGGTTTCAAATCGAATCTCCCCATCGCACGGAACTTGA